A genomic region of Trichothermofontia sichuanensis B231 contains the following coding sequences:
- a CDS encoding CHAT domain-containing protein, which translates to MRFNGKRSHLRFLFLVVLVTLLCIAAAAVAQPPPSPQAPSAFAVATTADRVENLRQQAAQLTAQGHEQLNNGQPEAALQTWGQALKLYQDLQYADGIAGSQINRSLAWLALGHDRQACTTSLTAIQLTRISELCHLRDLQNYLPDAEKYHLTQQFEQLTPTPIMALGLRVASESLRKLGEIEVAKQLLSKSLDIASTLQLAPEIARDYLSLSNLKVLFYRSTQEIADRRDNKLERDRRRVIDTAKQVLDHYHRAITVVNRYPEEPHISNLLRINQLSFLIEYEQWLNANQNYLQSDTEKQQIIDVKNSKQSTIASLLDTSDLFSGLSAIDGFYARLKFAQGLMQSQDLGQNFTEIAFQLTTEALTLAKQLDNPRLQAIALTELGNLHQEMGHLWQAKTYTEQGLLLAQRLNADEITFREQHQLGKIYQRLGDIKAAIAAYQAAIVDLESVRKEVLYNSSDLLFSFRNKIEPIYRELIALYLEQAPQPTPETLREIIKVNKNFQQVELENFLKCGLYSSEMKVVLEEAAAKQADTIIYLISLKAADKVLIIVNRPHQTLQSYMGTWHELRTPFNVMQTILGSSHWRAETLAGNHRLTATAKSLYQKILQPIRPYLPTSGNLLFVVDSDLQGIPFALLQDEHDRYLIEDYTIAYIPGSYIRPLKALDLKRSQALISGAAAGEAFRVDGLEPLNFVQPEIKAIQPLLKPSSIALLDQDFTVSELQYRLYTDPIAILHLATHGQFSSDPNETKIWAYDQPLTLPDLDRLLREKTQKHSVDLELLVLSACETAKDDRRGGLGLAGVAIRAGARSTVGSLWQVNDESTALLMQQFYRSLRQGESRAESLCHAQLTLLHHPDPQYHHPYHWAAFILVGSWT; encoded by the coding sequence ATGCGATTCAACGGCAAGCGCTCGCACCTGCGGTTCCTCTTTTTAGTCGTTTTGGTTACCCTCCTCTGTATCGCTGCTGCTGCGGTTGCTCAGCCCCCCCCATCGCCTCAAGCCCCGTCTGCCTTTGCTGTGGCCACAACCGCCGATCGGGTTGAAAACCTACGCCAACAAGCGGCCCAACTCACGGCTCAGGGCCATGAACAGTTAAACAATGGCCAGCCGGAAGCCGCCCTGCAAACCTGGGGTCAGGCACTTAAACTTTATCAAGACCTACAGTATGCAGATGGCATTGCGGGTAGTCAGATTAATCGTAGCCTTGCCTGGTTAGCCCTGGGCCACGATCGCCAAGCCTGCACCACCTCACTCACTGCGATCCAATTAACCCGGATCTCAGAGCTTTGCCACTTGCGCGATCTCCAAAATTATCTACCTGATGCAGAGAAATATCACCTCACTCAGCAATTTGAGCAACTGACCCCAACCCCCATCATGGCCCTGGGATTACGAGTCGCTAGTGAATCTCTGCGGAAATTAGGGGAAATTGAAGTAGCTAAACAACTCCTCAGTAAAAGCTTAGATATTGCCAGCACGTTGCAATTAGCCCCAGAAATTGCCAGGGACTATTTAAGTTTAAGTAACCTCAAGGTTTTATTTTATCGAAGTACCCAAGAAATCGCCGATCGCCGGGATAACAAGCTAGAGCGCGATCGGCGAAGGGTAATTGACACAGCCAAACAAGTCCTTGATCATTACCATCGAGCCATTACCGTTGTTAACCGTTATCCAGAAGAACCGCATATCAGTAATCTTTTACGCATCAATCAGCTAAGTTTTTTGATTGAATATGAACAATGGCTCAATGCCAATCAGAACTATCTGCAATCAGACACAGAAAAACAACAAATCATTGATGTCAAAAATTCTAAGCAAAGCACGATCGCCAGTTTATTAGATACTTCAGATCTATTTTCTGGCTTATCCGCGATCGATGGTTTCTATGCTCGTCTCAAATTTGCCCAAGGTCTAATGCAGTCTCAAGACCTGGGACAAAATTTTACCGAAATTGCCTTTCAACTAACTACCGAAGCCCTGACCCTAGCCAAGCAGCTTGACAACCCCCGCCTCCAGGCGATCGCCCTGACAGAGTTAGGCAATCTTCATCAGGAAATGGGCCACCTCTGGCAAGCTAAAACCTATACTGAGCAAGGGCTTTTGCTCGCCCAACGTCTGAACGCAGATGAAATCACGTTTCGCGAACAACACCAGCTAGGAAAAATTTATCAGCGTCTAGGAGATATCAAGGCTGCCATTGCTGCCTATCAAGCCGCGATCGTAGATCTGGAAAGTGTTCGCAAGGAAGTTTTATATAATAGCTCCGATTTGCTATTTTCTTTCCGTAATAAAATTGAGCCAATTTATCGCGAGTTAATTGCCCTTTATCTGGAACAAGCGCCACAACCGACCCCGGAGACGCTACGTGAGATTATTAAAGTCAATAAAAACTTTCAGCAAGTGGAGTTAGAGAACTTTTTGAAATGCGGCCTCTATAGTAGTGAGATGAAAGTTGTGCTTGAAGAGGCAGCCGCTAAACAAGCGGATACCATTATTTATCTGATTAGTTTAAAAGCAGCTGATAAAGTCCTCATTATCGTTAATCGACCCCATCAGACTCTACAATCCTATATGGGTACTTGGCATGAGCTGAGAACGCCATTTAATGTGATGCAAACTATCCTTGGATCCTCTCACTGGCGGGCTGAAACCTTAGCAGGTAATCATCGTCTGACTGCCACCGCTAAGAGCCTTTATCAGAAAATTTTGCAACCGATTCGTCCCTATCTGCCAACATCAGGTAATCTGCTGTTTGTCGTAGATAGCGACCTACAAGGTATTCCCTTCGCCCTGCTACAAGATGAACACGATCGCTATTTAATTGAGGACTATACAATTGCCTATATTCCCGGTTCCTATATTCGCCCGCTCAAGGCCTTAGACCTGAAACGGAGCCAAGCGCTCATTTCAGGTGCTGCAGCGGGAGAAGCCTTTAGGGTCGATGGCCTTGAGCCGTTAAACTTTGTGCAGCCAGAAATTAAAGCCATTCAACCCTTATTAAAGCCATCCAGTATTGCACTGCTCGACCAAGATTTTACGGTGAGCGAATTGCAATACCGATTGTATACCGACCCGATCGCGATTCTCCATTTAGCGACCCACGGCCAATTTAGCTCAGATCCCAACGAGACCAAAATTTGGGCCTATGATCAGCCCCTGACTTTACCTGATCTCGATCGCCTATTACGGGAAAAAACACAAAAGCATTCTGTGGATCTAGAATTGCTTGTCCTGAGTGCCTGCGAAACCGCC
- a CDS encoding beta strand repeat-containing protein gives MKIWPALIAIPLVISSGYDNRSYAQIIPDRTLPNHSVVSQQGNIYQITEGTIAGRNLFHSFESFSIPNGTIADFIQTAQIDNIISRVTGQSISDIQGTLRSASPANFFLLNPNGIVFGPNARLEVGGSFFATTATGLKFADNTEFRTDSVDQPSLLTISTPIGLQFGQQGGTIANAARHLVPMNATVNRMSGLEVLPGQTLALVGGDVTLDGNLVALAGNVEVSGVERGSYVGLAANPLGYQLDFSQVQAFRDVVMQNQARIDATGPGGGRIAVHGDQVVLRERSAITANTIGDQDGVGIVIRARDLKLQDKSFITSLTLGAGNAGDIAIQANSIEIRGESNLPERITGLLEYGIAETAGQSEGLNLPIEDDGIFSLSFGIGNSGDLSITSDRLSIDSGTAIMTLVFGDGQGGNLKVDVANDIRFENAILATGTDGIGKAGDLDINTKNLSLNGSYIVAITLDKGQGGEIRINAEDISLKSTENLSIALIRSLRLVFGVSIVITETIGEGNAGDLIINARNLNLEGGSQINTSNYSDIGTSGDMTINADLIIISGQSSIPFDNPEGPIPSALNTSTLSLGEAGKLRINTNRLIVQDGAAIYSSTRGIGNAGDVIITAFDRIEVVGKCNCFRERDGSAIRADGGTFEENPYPLEGDAGSIILMTPELIIRDGGEIGVNNTGPGNAGSVIIRSPLIQLSDGKITAEVISGEFGNIEINTRNLQLRRGSQITTNAAQTTTGGNIFITTSLLTALGNSDISANSLGGPGGRVRIAAQGIFGTGARRELTPNSDITASSALGPEFDGQIELTILERDPGRGVLATLPTFQDLPPVETGCRSRSVSAGESGISRYQDVGRGGLPPEVGGTLPSMGGWSDPVAPIATNRPDRISDKPILPKAIVEAASWQMNADGQIELVGANGFNPALRSGHPHHSCPQLTPTENRS, from the coding sequence ATGAAAATTTGGCCTGCTTTAATTGCTATCCCGTTGGTTATTTCCAGTGGTTACGATAATCGAAGTTATGCCCAAATAATACCCGATCGTACACTCCCCAATCATTCCGTCGTCTCCCAACAAGGCAATATCTACCAAATCACAGAAGGCACGATCGCGGGCCGTAACCTTTTCCATAGCTTTGAAAGCTTTTCAATCCCCAACGGCACGATCGCGGACTTTATTCAAACGGCCCAGATCGACAACATTATCAGCCGGGTCACAGGGCAATCAATCTCGGATATTCAGGGCACCCTGCGATCGGCCAGTCCCGCTAATTTTTTCCTTCTGAATCCCAATGGGATTGTCTTTGGCCCCAATGCACGGCTAGAAGTAGGCGGCTCATTTTTTGCGACAACCGCCACTGGTTTGAAATTTGCTGATAATACGGAGTTTCGGACAGATAGCGTTGATCAACCTAGCTTGCTCACGATTTCAACGCCGATCGGGCTGCAATTTGGGCAACAGGGAGGCACGATCGCCAATGCGGCCCGTCATCTTGTTCCGATGAATGCCACTGTCAACCGAATGAGTGGGTTAGAGGTGCTACCGGGGCAAACGTTGGCCTTAGTAGGCGGGGATGTCACGTTGGACGGCAACCTGGTGGCGCTGGCTGGCAATGTGGAGGTGTCTGGGGTCGAACGTGGGAGTTATGTGGGCTTAGCGGCGAATCCGTTGGGCTATCAGCTTGACTTTTCCCAGGTGCAGGCTTTTCGGGATGTGGTGATGCAAAATCAGGCCCGAATCGATGCCACCGGGCCAGGAGGGGGGCGGATTGCCGTGCATGGCGATCAGGTGGTGCTACGGGAGCGATCGGCGATTACGGCCAATACGATCGGCGATCAGGATGGCGTGGGTATTGTCATTCGGGCCAGGGATCTTAAACTTCAGGACAAATCCTTTATCACATCTCTAACTCTGGGGGCAGGCAATGCAGGTGACATTGCCATTCAAGCCAATTCCATTGAAATTCGAGGTGAGAGTAACCTCCCGGAACGGATCACAGGTTTACTGGAATATGGGATAGCAGAAACCGCTGGTCAATCTGAGGGTCTGAATCTGCCTATTGAAGATGATGGTATTTTTAGTTTAAGTTTTGGAATCGGGAATTCAGGAGATTTAAGCATCACATCAGATAGATTATCTATTGATAGCGGAACGGCTATTATGACCTTAGTGTTTGGTGATGGTCAAGGGGGGAACCTTAAGGTTGACGTAGCTAATGATATCCGATTCGAAAACGCAATTCTTGCCACTGGTACGGATGGCATAGGTAAAGCGGGTGATCTAGACATCAACACAAAAAATTTATCCCTGAATGGCAGTTATATCGTTGCCATTACCCTGGACAAAGGACAAGGTGGCGAAATCAGAATTAATGCGGAAGACATTTCCTTAAAAAGTACAGAAAATCTTTCCATAGCACTCATCAGAAGTCTAAGGCTTGTTTTTGGTGTGAGTATTGTTATTACAGAAACGATCGGCGAGGGAAATGCTGGCGATCTCATCATTAATGCTCGAAATTTAAATCTGGAAGGAGGTAGCCAGATCAATACAAGTAATTATAGCGATATAGGTACTTCCGGAGATATGACGATCAATGCTGATTTAATTATCATTTCTGGTCAATCATCGATTCCTTTTGATAATCCGGAAGGGCCAATTCCTTCCGCACTAAACACCAGTACATTGTCATTAGGAGAGGCTGGGAAGCTAAGAATAAATACTAATCGCTTAATTGTGCAAGATGGTGCTGCAATTTACTCGTCAACGAGAGGAATTGGTAATGCAGGCGATGTGATTATTACTGCTTTCGATCGTATTGAAGTCGTGGGAAAATGCAATTGTTTCCGTGAACGAGATGGTAGTGCTATTCGAGCGGATGGTGGCACCTTTGAAGAGAATCCTTATCCTCTCGAAGGAGATGCGGGCAGCATTATCCTCATGACACCGGAACTTATCATTCGAGATGGGGGCGAGATTGGAGTTAACAATACTGGGCCGGGAAATGCCGGTAGTGTGATCATTCGTTCACCCTTAATTCAACTCAGTGATGGAAAAATAACGGCTGAAGTTATCTCTGGTGAGTTTGGCAATATTGAAATCAATACGAGAAATCTCCAACTGCGTCGCGGCAGCCAAATTACTACCAATGCCGCCCAAACAACCACTGGGGGCAATATTTTCATCACCACAAGTTTGCTAACTGCCCTGGGAAATAGTGATATTTCCGCCAACTCCCTGGGGGGGCCGGGGGGCCGGGTGCGCATTGCAGCCCAGGGGATCTTTGGGACAGGGGCCCGACGCGAACTCACCCCGAATAGTGACATTACCGCCAGTTCTGCCCTGGGACCGGAATTTGATGGTCAGATTGAGCTAACTATCCTGGAGCGTGATCCGGGTCGAGGAGTATTGGCCACCCTCCCCACTTTTCAAGACCTACCGCCAGTGGAAACGGGCTGTCGTTCCCGTAGCGTCTCCGCAGGCGAGTCGGGCATCTCGCGTTACCAAGATGTGGGCCGGGGAGGATTGCCGCCGGAAGTTGGGGGAACCCTGCCCAGTATGGGGGGATGGTCTGACCCCGTGGCCCCGATCGCCACCAATCGTCCAGACCGTATTTCAGATAAGCCTATTCTCCCAAAGGCGATCGTTGAAGCCGCGAGTTGGCAAATGAATGCGGATGGCCAGATTGAGTTAGTTGGGGCCAACGGGTTTAATCCGGCCCTGCGATCGGGGCATCCTCACCATAGCTGCCCTCAGCTTACCCCCACCGAAAATCGGAGTTAG
- a CDS encoding metallophosphoesterase family protein produces the protein MAVVFRFAIVSDPHIALPHTIWDHPGRFHLVEVSIPALEGILDHLSALDLDFLLLPGDLTQHGEPDNHRWLADRLARLPFPAYVIPGNHDVISPHATATAIGLSDFPYYYRHCGYANPEQLYYTCELVPGVRLIALNSNQFDGEGNQVGRMDEAQLRWLAAVLATLDPDELVLVMIHHNVLEHIPGQSWHGMGRRYMLENAPVLLRLLRSAGVQLLFTGHLHVQDIAHQAGMYEITTGSLVSYPHPYRVLTLHRDRHGQSWLEVESHRVTQVPDLVHLQNHSREWMGDRSLGFMVRLLTEPPLNLPLGEATAIAPDLRYFWADIADGDALFEFPHLPLPVQRYIRRFSAVTDEGTLALIDNAVALQLAWA, from the coding sequence ATGGCTGTGGTGTTCCGCTTTGCGATCGTGAGTGATCCCCACATTGCCCTTCCCCATACAATTTGGGACCACCCCGGTCGGTTTCATCTGGTGGAGGTGAGCATTCCGGCGCTGGAGGGAATTCTGGATCACTTGAGCGCGTTGGACCTGGATTTTTTACTGTTGCCGGGGGATTTAACGCAGCATGGGGAACCGGATAATCATCGCTGGCTGGCCGATCGCCTCGCGCGGTTACCCTTCCCCGCCTATGTGATTCCCGGTAATCATGACGTGATTTCGCCCCATGCAACGGCGACGGCGATCGGGCTGTCCGATTTTCCCTACTACTATCGCCACTGTGGCTATGCCAATCCAGAACAGCTTTACTACACCTGTGAATTGGTACCGGGGGTGCGGCTGATTGCCCTTAACTCGAACCAGTTTGATGGGGAGGGGAACCAGGTGGGACGGATGGACGAGGCCCAATTACGGTGGTTAGCGGCGGTGCTGGCGACGTTGGACCCGGATGAGTTGGTCCTGGTTATGATTCACCATAATGTGTTGGAACATATTCCGGGTCAGTCGTGGCATGGGATGGGGCGGCGGTACATGCTGGAGAATGCCCCTGTCTTGCTGCGATTACTGCGATCGGCAGGGGTGCAACTCCTGTTTACGGGCCACTTGCACGTTCAGGATATTGCCCATCAGGCCGGGATGTATGAAATTACCACGGGGTCGCTGGTGAGCTATCCCCATCCCTATCGGGTGTTGACGTTGCACCGCGATCGCCACGGTCAGTCCTGGCTGGAGGTGGAATCCCATCGGGTGACGCAGGTACCGGACTTAGTCCATTTGCAGAATCACTCGCGGGAGTGGATGGGCGATCGCAGTTTGGGGTTTATGGTGCGCCTGCTGACGGAACCACCGTTGAATTTGCCGCTCGGAGAAGCGACGGCGATCGCGCCGGATTTGCGCTACTTCTGGGCCGACATTGCCGATGGGGATGCCCTGTTTGAGTTTCCCCACCTGCCCCTGCCGGTGCAACGCTACATTCGTCGTTTTAGTGCCGTAACGGACGAGGGCACGCTAGCGTTGATTGATAATGCGGTGGCCCTACAATTAGCCTGGGCTTAA
- the trmB gene encoding tRNA (guanosine(46)-N7)-methyltransferase TrmB, which translates to MAAVRVRQHVNPLSQRYQQPLALPDWSTVFADPTRPLWLDIGCGRGYFVEQMAQLERDAPTATRCGNFLGVEIREPLVEQANHRRDALHLTNLHYLFYNANVGLRALLDSLPLGTLQTVSIQFPDPWFKKRHQKRRVVQPELVADLAATLPPGGEVFLQSDIEAVAQEMYDRFLAHPAFVRQGPLWLPDNPLPVMTERERSTLARGAPVYRVLLKRQPD; encoded by the coding sequence GTGGCTGCCGTTCGTGTTCGTCAACATGTCAATCCCCTCAGTCAACGTTACCAACAACCCCTGGCGCTACCTGATTGGTCAACCGTCTTCGCTGACCCTACTCGTCCTCTTTGGTTAGATATTGGCTGTGGGCGCGGCTATTTTGTCGAACAGATGGCACAACTAGAGCGCGATGCTCCGACAGCGACACGCTGCGGTAACTTCCTGGGGGTTGAGATTCGGGAACCCCTGGTAGAGCAGGCCAACCACCGGCGCGATGCCCTTCACCTGACTAACCTGCACTATCTCTTCTACAACGCTAACGTGGGCCTCCGTGCCCTGCTGGACTCCCTCCCCCTAGGGACCCTGCAAACCGTTTCCATCCAATTCCCCGATCCCTGGTTCAAAAAACGCCACCAGAAACGACGCGTCGTTCAACCTGAACTGGTGGCCGATCTCGCCGCAACCTTACCCCCAGGCGGCGAAGTGTTTCTACAATCGGATATAGAGGCCGTTGCCCAGGAAATGTACGATCGCTTCTTGGCACATCCTGCCTTTGTACGCCAAGGCCCCCTCTGGCTGCCCGACAATCCTCTGCCCGTGATGACAGAACGGGAGCGATCGACCCTCGCACGGGGAGCACCCGTCTATCGCGTACTCTTAAAACGCCAACCTGACTAG
- a CDS encoding DUF3531 family protein, producing the protein MQVEFREFNPFDVWLWLELEQPPQEMEKQYLETLFDSWFFLGKLGGFNAENLQVQETGLELSYLTYDLEQSQGSFMALMHNASDLEYQDNWARAWFDLGTSDAIALDVLINALQQLSAEYVPIVRLIVGGENEDWPIPDREEDDFDADSRAQGLYN; encoded by the coding sequence ATGCAAGTCGAGTTTCGCGAATTTAACCCCTTTGATGTCTGGTTGTGGCTGGAACTGGAGCAGCCCCCCCAGGAAATGGAAAAGCAATACCTCGAAACCCTGTTTGATTCCTGGTTCTTCCTCGGCAAACTGGGCGGCTTCAACGCCGAAAACCTTCAGGTTCAGGAAACCGGCCTAGAGCTAAGCTACCTCACCTACGACCTAGAGCAGTCGCAGGGAAGCTTTATGGCCCTGATGCACAACGCCAGTGACCTGGAATATCAGGATAACTGGGCACGCGCCTGGTTTGATCTGGGCACCAGTGACGCGATCGCCCTTGATGTCCTGATTAATGCCCTCCAGCAACTCAGCGCCGAATATGTCCCGATCGTGCGCCTGATCGTCGGCGGGGAGAACGAAGACTGGCCCATCCCCGATCGTGAGGAAGATGATTTCGATGCGGACAGCCGCGCTCAAGGGCTGTATAACTGA
- a CDS encoding GNAT family N-acetyltransferase — protein MPKSAQAQRHNAAGISHPSVETLQHSTDRNVHIFFSTDRDIDLYELEELCDAVGWSRRPLRKVKKALQYSFLVVSMWEQRGTKRRLIGFSRATSDHAFNATLWDVVVHPDYQGKGLGKALMKQVIKKLRSEDISNITLFADPHVVDFYRGLGFVPDPEGIRGMFWYPD, from the coding sequence ATGCCCAAGTCGGCCCAGGCCCAGCGCCACAATGCGGCTGGCATCAGTCATCCATCGGTTGAAACGTTGCAACACAGCACAGATCGTAATGTTCATATCTTTTTCAGTACCGATCGCGACATTGATCTTTATGAGCTGGAGGAGCTTTGCGATGCTGTGGGCTGGTCCCGCCGTCCCCTACGGAAGGTCAAAAAAGCCCTTCAGTATAGTTTCCTGGTTGTTTCCATGTGGGAGCAACGCGGAACTAAGCGACGGCTAATTGGCTTTTCACGAGCAACGTCAGATCATGCCTTCAATGCTACCCTCTGGGATGTGGTTGTCCACCCAGATTACCAGGGAAAAGGTTTGGGAAAAGCCCTGATGAAACAAGTAATCAAAAAGCTGCGCAGTGAGGACATCAGCAACATTACGCTGTTTGCTGATCCCCATGTGGTTGATTTTTACAGAGGTTTGGGGTTTGTGCCAGATCCGGAAGGCATTCGCGGCATGTTTTGGTATCCCGATTAG
- a CDS encoding alpha/beta fold hydrolase encodes MDITLINGIPCAYELTEAPAQSPTLVFVHGWLLSRHYWQPLVARLAATYSCLTYDLRGFGDSQLAHAAPGMRRSYPTRAMGPDSPYSLQAYAQDLADLLQTLNLSNVWLVGHSLGGSIALWTAQQQPAAIAGVICLNAGGGIYLKEDFERFRSAGTQLVKYRPRWLGQVPFLDTLFARLNVARPLDRAWGRQRIRDFVNACPEAALGSLLDSTTEAEVHRLPHLVAHLHQPVYFIAGDQDEVMPPQYVRHLASFHPLFAATGQNVLELSNCGHLAMLEQPDAVADQIRTIVTTRCPSSYPS; translated from the coding sequence ATGGATATTACGCTGATCAATGGCATTCCCTGTGCATACGAGTTAACCGAAGCCCCAGCCCAGTCCCCTACCCTGGTGTTTGTGCATGGTTGGCTGTTGAGCCGCCACTACTGGCAACCGCTGGTAGCCCGCTTAGCAGCGACCTATTCGTGTTTAACCTATGACCTGCGGGGATTTGGGGACTCCCAGTTGGCTCATGCGGCACCCGGAATGCGGCGATCGTACCCCACCCGTGCGATGGGTCCAGACTCCCCCTACTCACTCCAAGCCTATGCTCAGGATTTGGCCGATTTGCTGCAAACCCTGAATTTATCGAATGTTTGGCTCGTGGGCCATTCCCTGGGAGGGAGCATTGCCCTGTGGACTGCGCAACAGCAGCCAGCCGCGATCGCCGGGGTCATCTGCCTCAATGCGGGGGGTGGGATTTATCTCAAAGAAGATTTTGAACGCTTTCGCTCGGCGGGGACCCAGTTGGTCAAATATCGTCCCCGGTGGCTGGGGCAGGTGCCCTTTTTGGACACGCTCTTTGCCCGCCTCAATGTGGCCCGTCCACTCGATCGGGCCTGGGGTCGCCAACGTATCCGGGATTTTGTCAACGCTTGTCCTGAAGCGGCCCTCGGCAGTCTGCTGGACTCCACCACCGAGGCTGAAGTCCATCGCCTGCCCCACCTCGTCGCCCACCTCCACCAACCCGTTTACTTTATTGCCGGCGATCAGGATGAGGTGATGCCGCCCCAATATGTCCGGCATCTGGCCAGTTTCCATCCCCTCTTTGCTGCAACTGGACAGAATGTGTTGGAGTTGTCTAACTGCGGTCATTTGGCAATGCTGGAGCAGCCTGATGCGGTCGCCGATCAGATCAGGACGATCGTCACCACCCGTTGTCCCAGTTCCTATCCCAGTTAA